The proteins below come from a single Gossypium raimondii isolate GPD5lz chromosome 2, ASM2569854v1, whole genome shotgun sequence genomic window:
- the LOC105788115 gene encoding uncharacterized protein LOC105788115 — protein MLSNNLSEYFNKFILGAKDKLILTCVDTIMTKIIQRIAQKKEAKKVIEPLCPKIQKKLDTKTELCNRNSINVLTIMMMLQERLESYADPCYPKTTYISIYSHLIKPIRGAKQWSQVQSIEPIQPLVPRRPPGKPRKARKKGVDEAQLLVKDGRGGHANELHEMWWSIGPQCQNM, from the exons ATGTTGTCAAACAATCTATCAGAGTATTTTAATAAG TTTATTCTAGGTGCTAAGGATAAGCTCATCCTAACTTGCGTGGATACCATTATGACCAAAATTATACAAAGGATTGCTCAAAAGAAAGAAGCTAAGAAAGTCATTGAACCATTGTGTCCAAAGATTCAGAAGAAGTTGGACACCAAAACTGAGCTGTGCAATAG gaATTCCATTAATGTATTAACTATCATGATGATGTTGCAAGAGAGGCTAGAAAGTTATGCGGACCCTTGTTACCCCAAGACCACATACATTTCAATTTACTCACATTTGATCAAACCAATCAGAGGTGCAAAACAGTGGAGTCAAGTTCAAAGTATAGAGCCAATACAACCTCTAGTGCCTAGAAGGCCACCAGGCAAACCCCGCAAAGCAAGGAAAAAGGGAGTAGATGAAGCTCAACTACTGGTGAAAGATGGTCGAGGAGGGCATGCAAATGAACTGCATGAAATGTGGTGGTCAATCGGGCCACAATGTCAGAACATGTAA